The Terriglobales bacterium nucleotide sequence GGTCAGGAGCGCGCCTTTCTTGACCGCCTCTTCGTCTTTCTTCTTTCCCGGTTCCGCGGCAGCCGTCGAATAGACCTGGTCGCGGACGTCATACAGGGCCACCTGCTGGATGAACGGCAGGACGAAGTGCACGCCCGGGTAGAGCGTTCCGTGCTGGGTGCCCGAGATCTGGCTGACACGCACCCCGGCCATGCCGGCGGGCACGACCGCGATGCTCATGCCGAGGAACAATGGGAGCAGCGACCCGAGGGCCAGCCGTCCCGCCGGCCACCAGCGGACAAGCCGTGGGATGGGGAGCGGCGCATCGGGTAACAGCTCCAGGCGCCGCCGATGTTCGGTGGTGAGGTAAAGATCGTACAGCAGCATGGCCGCGGCACTGACCAGCATCCCCGCGGCCCCGACGAGCAGCAAGTATTTGAGTAGCAGCATAGTGTTCTCTCCTCAGTTCAGGTCCGACGCCCGATTGGTTTTCCTGACGTTGTCCACGGCCAGCTGGAGCTCAGCCAGCACCCGGTCGTGGCCCAGCCGGCGCCGCCGGCGCATGCCCCGCTTCATCAGCGTCAGCACCCCGAGAAGGAGCAGCGGCTCCATCAGGAGGGCGAAGCAGAAGGTCAGCAGGACCACCACAACCAGTTCGCAATTTGCCAGTACCGCGTTCATGACATCCTCCGATCCGAACTCTCTGTTGCTACTGCGCGCCGGCGTTGACGGCAGCCGGCACCTGCGCCATCACTGCCGGCTGCTCACCGAACACCGCCGCCACCTGCGCGTCCCGTTCCCCGTGGATCTCGACCACATCACCCGGCCTGACCTTGTCGAACAGTTCCTCCAGGTCCGGCCGGCGCATGCGGATGCACCCGTGCGAGGCGCGGCGCCCGATCGAGCGGGGCGCATTGGTTCCGTGGATCCCGAATCCCTTCAGCCCCAGCCCGATCCAGCGCGTGCCCAGCGGATTGTCTTTACCCGGGGGGATGACCACGTGGGGGTGGTAATAGGTGGGATTGGTGAGCCGCTGCGAGATGCGGAAGCTCCCGATGGGGCTGGGGCTCCCGTCGGCCCCCACCGCGACGCCGTAGATCCTCACTACCCGGTCGTTCTCCAGCAGCGCCAGCTTGCGATCGGGAATACTGACCACGATCGAGCGACGTATCTCGACCTTGCGACGGATCAGGTCGAAGTTCTTTTCCTCCTGGGCTACGGCCTTCGCCAGAAGCATCGACATCAGGAAGATCGCCAGCACCACGTACCACAT carries:
- a CDS encoding L,D-transpeptidase — protein: MRGGKLMWYVVLAIFLMSMLLAKAVAQEEKNFDLIRRKVEIRRSIVVSIPDRKLALLENDRVVRIYGVAVGADGSPSPIGSFRISQRLTNPTYYHPHVVIPPGKDNPLGTRWIGLGLKGFGIHGTNAPRSIGRRASHGCIRMRRPDLEELFDKVRPGDVVEIHGERDAQVAAVFGEQPAVMAQVPAAVNAGAQ